One window of the Endomicrobium proavitum genome contains the following:
- the thiL gene encoding thiamine-phosphate kinase produces MSNKTISSVGEFGFINIIKKKFALQRRNKQVSVPIGDDCFCFKSGGINLCVTKDMLVEDVHFKKEWTYPQELGAKAVEVNVSDAASMGGALPKYIFIGLGLPPETDFKYVEKIYQGIKNACAKYKILLAGGDSVKSDKIIISVTVIAVGGKNIVQRTGAKAGDLIGVTNTFGNAGAGVELLYKYAGKRKFNKEEKYLIKKQNSPQARLKEAGKIAKYLTSMTDASDGLYVSLDLIAAKAGANIALEKIPLSKELKNVFKDKQKQINLALFGAEDFELVFTVAKSKAAAVKKLVPTVSYIGEITDSKKVKYFYNGKEQKIKYAGFKHF; encoded by the coding sequence ATGAGCAATAAAACAATATCGTCCGTTGGCGAATTTGGATTTATAAACATAATAAAGAAAAAATTTGCTTTGCAGCGGCGCAATAAACAAGTTAGCGTTCCCATAGGCGACGACTGTTTTTGTTTTAAATCCGGCGGCATAAATTTATGCGTTACAAAAGATATGCTTGTTGAGGACGTTCATTTTAAAAAAGAGTGGACTTATCCTCAAGAACTTGGCGCTAAAGCCGTTGAGGTAAACGTAAGCGACGCGGCTTCTATGGGCGGCGCGCTGCCGAAATATATTTTTATAGGTTTAGGTTTGCCGCCTGAAACAGATTTTAAATATGTTGAAAAAATATATCAGGGAATTAAAAACGCCTGCGCAAAGTATAAAATTTTACTTGCCGGCGGGGATAGCGTAAAATCTGATAAAATTATTATTTCCGTTACCGTTATAGCGGTAGGCGGTAAAAATATTGTTCAAAGAACCGGGGCTAAAGCCGGAGATTTGATAGGCGTTACAAATACTTTCGGCAATGCCGGCGCGGGCGTGGAACTTTTATATAAATACGCGGGTAAACGCAAATTTAATAAAGAAGAAAAATATCTGATAAAAAAACAAAACAGTCCGCAGGCGCGCTTAAAAGAAGCGGGTAAAATAGCTAAATATTTAACTTCAATGACGGACGCTTCCGACGGGCTTTACGTTTCATTAGATCTTATTGCCGCAAAAGCGGGCGCAAATATAGCGCTTGAGAAAATTCCTCTGTCAAAAGAATTAAAGAACGTTTTTAAAGATAAACAAAAACAAATTAATTTGGCGTTATTTGGCGCGGAAGATTTTGAACTTGTTTTTACTGTTGCAAAATCTAAAGCCGCGGCAGTTAAAAAGTTAGTTCCTACGGTTTCCTATATAGGCGAAATAACCGATTCTAAAAAGGTAAAATATTTCTATAATGGCAAAGAACAAAAAATTAAATACGCGGGTTTCAAACATTTTTGA
- the tsaE gene encoding tRNA (adenosine(37)-N6)-threonylcarbamoyltransferase complex ATPase subunit type 1 TsaE yields MAKNKKLNTRVSNIFETSSAEQTRKIGGEFSKLLKKGDIIFLKGDLGSGKTTFTQGVVNAFGNKGFARSSSFMLVCEYSGANAADKLFHLDLYRLSQATVWDIGIEEYIYGDNISIIEWADRLVGVKPNWLVEMEYVGDNNRKITIECVK; encoded by the coding sequence ATGGCAAAGAACAAAAAATTAAATACGCGGGTTTCAAACATTTTTGAAACTTCTTCTGCCGAACAGACGCGCAAAATAGGCGGCGAATTTTCAAAACTTTTGAAAAAAGGCGATATTATTTTTTTAAAAGGCGATCTTGGCAGCGGGAAAACAACTTTCACGCAAGGCGTTGTTAACGCGTTTGGCAATAAAGGGTTTGCAAGAAGCTCTTCGTTTATGCTTGTTTGTGAATATAGCGGCGCAAACGCGGCGGATAAACTTTTTCATTTGGATTTATACAGATTGTCTCAGGCAACTGTTTGGGATATAGGAATTGAAGAGTATATTTACGGCGATAATATTTCTATTATTGAATGGGCGGACAGACTTGTCGGCGTTAAGCCGAATTGGCTTGTTGAAATGGAATATGTCGGAGACAATAACAGAAAAATTACAATAGAGTGTGTGAAATGA
- the tsaB gene encoding tRNA (adenosine(37)-N6)-threonylcarbamoyltransferase complex dimerization subunit type 1 TsaB: protein MKILAVETSGKTFSVAINEDGKTLVSFIYDCGHVHSEMIIPVIEKALSDTGNAYNSIDKFAVCAGPGSFTGIRVGMTVVKTLSQTLKKPVVSIDALSILEKSFIDIYGIKLVAAIDALRDEVYVKSKKGIVIKSVDLFIKENKKYKNKIIIIGNAAEVYKEKLAKNLGNICLPSVFNIPKASVLAFMAQREKGVSYSKAEPLYVRRSWAEESVKIKRS from the coding sequence ATGAAAATTTTAGCGGTAGAAACTTCCGGAAAAACTTTTAGCGTAGCAATTAACGAAGACGGAAAAACTTTGGTTTCGTTTATTTATGATTGCGGACATGTGCATTCTGAAATGATAATTCCCGTAATTGAAAAAGCTTTAAGCGACACCGGAAACGCTTATAACTCAATAGATAAGTTTGCAGTTTGCGCAGGCCCTGGAAGTTTTACCGGAATAAGAGTAGGAATGACCGTTGTTAAAACGCTGTCGCAAACGCTTAAAAAACCGGTTGTTTCAATAGATGCGTTAAGCATTCTTGAAAAATCTTTTATTGATATTTACGGCATTAAACTTGTGGCGGCAATAGATGCGTTAAGGGACGAGGTTTACGTTAAAAGCAAAAAAGGTATTGTAATAAAAAGCGTGGATTTATTTATAAAAGAAAATAAAAAATATAAAAATAAAATTATAATTATTGGCAATGCCGCAGAAGTTTACAAAGAAAAACTTGCCAAAAATTTAGGCAATATTTGTTTGCCTTCGGTATTTAATATTCCCAAAGCTTCCGTTCTTGCTTTTATGGCTCAACGTGAAAAAGGCGTCAGCTATTCCAAAGCGGAACCTCTTTACGTGCGCCGCTCGTGGGCAGAAGAGTCCGTGAAAATAAAAAGGAGCTAA
- a CDS encoding glycosyltransferase family 25 protein codes for MEIQGYILHVKGSDDRYQHMQEQIRNLKIPFKYILDGDQCDLTAEIISKNFKDKLACVSGISSCTYKHFLSLRDMIKNNVPYGLIFENDVFLDKNFEAAVHKAISEIKASKQASSIKNFYLSLEDSFMKFVKGSARKKGQTVYKIERGEYGGYNGYNTRAAGAYIVDLEAAKNIIKEVDSNKCGLVSDWFYTYCVGEGIINLYYIHPTIVSQGSHNGKFNSLFPGVKRKGRLSYLLQKQYKKLLWRLR; via the coding sequence ATGGAAATTCAGGGCTATATACTTCATGTCAAAGGTTCCGACGATCGCTATCAACATATGCAGGAGCAAATTAGAAATCTTAAAATTCCGTTTAAATATATTTTAGACGGCGATCAATGCGACCTGACTGCTGAAATAATTTCAAAAAATTTTAAAGATAAGTTAGCTTGTGTTTCGGGAATTTCTTCATGTACATATAAACATTTTCTGTCTTTAAGAGACATGATAAAAAATAATGTTCCTTACGGATTGATTTTTGAAAACGATGTGTTTCTTGATAAAAATTTTGAAGCAGCTGTTCATAAAGCAATTTCTGAAATAAAAGCAAGCAAGCAAGCAAGCAGTATAAAAAATTTTTATTTAAGTTTGGAAGATTCATTTATGAAATTTGTTAAAGGCAGCGCCCGCAAAAAAGGGCAAACCGTTTATAAAATAGAAAGAGGCGAATATGGCGGATATAATGGATATAACACAAGAGCCGCCGGAGCATATATCGTAGATTTGGAAGCGGCAAAGAATATAATAAAAGAAGTAGATTCAAATAAATGCGGGCTTGTAAGCGATTGGTTTTATACATATTGCGTCGGTGAAGGTATTATAAATTTATATTATATTCATCCTACCATAGTTTCGCAGGGAAGTCATAATGGAAAGTTTAATTCTTTGTTCCCTGGGGTAAAACGTAAAGGGCGTTTGTCTTACCTGCTTCAAAAACAATATAAGAAGCTTCTTTGGCGCTTAAGATAA
- a CDS encoding G5 and 3D domain-containing protein — protein MKTKIKIPLKIAVAAAGIFIFSILLHLIDISKSRAYVRVDNKIITVKPYKFIPLKTILARINITLGKNDIISRDLNKPLPPLKTAKITRVKKQTKKITEKIPFRVTWSRVYNSNLRKTQLQRGVEKTVIRIVSDIYYDGKLHKREVLNERSIAKEHYRLALLTPDNKVEKVYNLSKMKRKKMVATAYYPGDPLAWGDGTVTFLGQKMQRGIVAVDPKVIPLKTRLFISGYGYGYAGDTGNLIKGNRVDLGVNNAKEEQSWMFRDVTVYILEPSSKY, from the coding sequence ATGAAAACTAAAATTAAAATACCGCTAAAAATAGCCGTCGCCGCTGCCGGCATATTTATTTTTTCAATTCTTTTACACTTGATAGATATATCAAAGTCTCGCGCTTATGTTAGAGTAGATAATAAAATTATTACGGTAAAACCTTACAAATTTATACCTTTAAAAACAATTCTTGCGCGCATAAACATAACGCTTGGCAAAAACGATATAATTTCACGCGATTTAAACAAACCGCTTCCCCCTCTTAAAACCGCAAAAATAACAAGAGTAAAAAAACAGACAAAAAAAATAACCGAAAAAATTCCGTTTAGAGTTACTTGGAGCAGAGTTTACAATTCAAACTTAAGAAAAACGCAGCTTCAAAGAGGCGTTGAAAAAACCGTAATAAGAATTGTCTCCGATATTTATTACGACGGAAAACTTCACAAAAGAGAAGTTTTAAACGAACGTTCAATAGCAAAAGAGCACTACCGCCTTGCGCTTCTTACGCCTGACAACAAAGTAGAAAAAGTTTATAATCTTTCAAAAATGAAAAGAAAAAAAATGGTGGCAACCGCTTACTATCCCGGAGACCCGCTTGCGTGGGGAGATGGAACCGTAACCTTTCTCGGACAGAAAATGCAAAGAGGAATAGTTGCCGTAGATCCTAAAGTTATACCTTTAAAAACAAGACTTTTTATTTCAGGATACGGTTACGGATATGCAGGAGATACGGGAAATCTTATCAAAGGCAACAGGGTGGATTTGGGAGTAAACAACGCCAAAGAAGAACAATCGTGGATGTTTAGAGACGTTACGGTATATATCTTAGAACCTTCAAGCAAATACTAA
- a CDS encoding TatD family nuclease-associated radical SAM protein encodes MNTISYVFGNNLYLNITNRCMMACPYCIKHKWANNFHGNDLKLQKEPSAQDIIKNIGDPKKYGEIIFCGYGDALVKPNIVKEVSKWVKDNGGKVRINTAGLANRYHQKNILPQLKGLADAVSISLNGTNPKEHNELNRPAFGEESFDEIIKFAKEAKEYIPQVVITAVELPGLDVSKVEKIAKDAGVEFRVRPYLDENEN; translated from the coding sequence ATGAATACAATATCTTATGTTTTTGGAAACAATTTATATTTGAATATTACCAACCGCTGCATGATGGCGTGCCCTTATTGCATAAAACACAAATGGGCTAACAATTTTCACGGCAATGATTTAAAACTTCAAAAAGAGCCGTCCGCGCAGGATATCATAAAAAATATAGGCGATCCGAAAAAATACGGCGAGATTATTTTTTGCGGTTACGGCGACGCGCTTGTAAAACCTAATATTGTAAAAGAAGTTTCCAAATGGGTAAAAGACAACGGCGGCAAAGTACGCATAAATACCGCGGGGCTTGCAAACCGTTATCACCAAAAGAATATTTTACCGCAGCTCAAAGGTTTGGCGGATGCCGTTTCAATAAGTCTTAACGGAACAAATCCTAAAGAACATAACGAACTTAACCGTCCGGCTTTCGGCGAAGAATCTTTTGACGAAATTATAAAATTTGCAAAAGAAGCTAAAGAATACATCCCCCAGGTTGTAATAACCGCCGTAGAACTTCCGGGGCTTGACGTGTCAAAAGTTGAAAAAATTGCAAAAGACGCCGGCGTAGAATTTAGAGTTCGTCCGTATCTTGACGAAAATGAAAACTAA
- a CDS encoding TatD family hydrolase translates to MIIDTHAHLTDSKFNQDREFVLQRAKAAGVSYIFEIACETGEWDAALEFSKRDNIYASFGIHPQEAQNVSEKDFKKLEELLKNPKAIAVGEAGLDYHYETESKQLQKEVFIKQIDIAIKHNKPLIIHCREAFDDIINILKAYKTLPKGVVHYFTGAAQEAKFFTDRGFLLGVDGPVTYPKNETLRQVVAETDISKLLIETDCPYLSAQNYRGQRNEPAYVIETLKAIAAIKRISYEEAAKITTDNAKKLFNILEDKKL, encoded by the coding sequence ATGATTATAGATACTCACGCTCATTTAACGGATTCTAAATTCAACCAAGACCGCGAGTTTGTTTTGCAAAGAGCCAAAGCCGCCGGCGTAAGTTATATTTTTGAAATAGCATGCGAAACCGGAGAATGGGACGCAGCTTTAGAGTTTTCAAAGCGCGACAATATATATGCGTCTTTCGGCATTCACCCGCAGGAAGCGCAAAACGTTTCTGAAAAAGATTTTAAAAAGCTTGAAGAACTTTTAAAAAATCCAAAAGCTATAGCCGTCGGAGAAGCAGGGCTTGATTATCACTACGAAACCGAGTCAAAACAATTGCAAAAAGAAGTTTTTATAAAACAGATAGATATCGCTATTAAACACAATAAGCCTCTCATAATACATTGCCGCGAAGCATTTGACGATATTATAAATATCTTAAAAGCTTACAAAACTCTTCCAAAAGGCGTTGTGCATTATTTTACGGGCGCCGCACAAGAAGCTAAATTTTTTACAGACCGCGGATTTCTTTTGGGAGTTGACGGACCTGTAACTTATCCGAAAAATGAAACATTAAGACAAGTTGTGGCAGAAACCGATATTTCAAAACTTTTAATAGAAACGGACTGCCCTTACCTTTCCGCGCAAAATTATCGCGGGCAAAGAAATGAACCGGCTTACGTAATTGAAACGTTAAAAGCCATAGCAGCCATCAAAAGAATTTCTTACGAAGAAGCGGCAAAAATAACAACTGACAACGCAAAAAAATTGTTCAACATTTTAGAAGATAAGAAGTTATGA
- the metG gene encoding methionine--tRNA ligase codes for MRKYYITTPIYYVNDIPHIGHSYTTIASDILARWKRLNNFDVFFLTGTDEHGAKIAAAAKEKGKTPKELVDEMSARFKEAWKLLNISYTDFIRTTEARQDTAVQKFVQILFDKGLIFKKKYEALYCTGCERFYSEKDLDENGCCHLHKTKPVLQAEENYFFKLSSFQNALLERITDKNHKEYIEIQPEERRNEIIGKLKLGLEDISVSRAALEWGIPVPFDQKQTVYVWVDALINYITGIGYPSDEKTFNKYWPADVHLMAKDILWFHSVIWPALLMGAGFALPKKVSSHGFFTSNGIKMSKSLGNVISPQELVDKFGVDAARYLAVTLIPFGPDGDISWNAFTLKYNTDLANNLGNLISRTIKMAEKYFNLEVPNAQNGLELTKKAAEILNKDFSPAMDAIHPHKAAEALQNAITLVNQQIENDAPWKLAKTEPEKLPACINSYLQATALIIIHLLPFMPEISEKIWKIIGANGNITDTAKKYFADKTIPENGFISAGAKLENPGILFPRIVQK; via the coding sequence ATGCGTAAATATTACATTACCACACCTATATATTATGTGAACGATATTCCGCATATAGGACACTCCTACACCACAATAGCTTCGGATATTCTCGCAAGATGGAAACGTTTGAATAATTTTGACGTTTTCTTCCTTACGGGCACAGACGAGCACGGCGCAAAAATTGCCGCCGCCGCAAAAGAAAAAGGCAAAACCCCGAAAGAGCTTGTAGATGAAATGAGCGCGCGTTTTAAAGAAGCTTGGAAACTTTTAAACATATCTTATACGGATTTTATAAGAACAACCGAAGCAAGACAAGATACGGCCGTTCAAAAATTTGTTCAAATACTTTTTGATAAAGGTTTAATTTTTAAGAAAAAATACGAAGCTCTTTACTGCACGGGCTGCGAAAGATTTTATTCCGAGAAAGATTTAGACGAAAACGGATGTTGCCACCTGCACAAAACAAAACCGGTTCTACAAGCGGAAGAAAATTATTTTTTCAAACTATCGTCTTTTCAAAACGCGCTTCTTGAAAGAATTACCGATAAAAACCATAAAGAATATATTGAAATACAGCCTGAAGAAAGAAGAAATGAAATTATAGGAAAATTAAAACTTGGTCTTGAAGATATAAGCGTTTCAAGAGCCGCTTTGGAATGGGGCATACCCGTTCCGTTTGACCAAAAACAAACGGTTTACGTTTGGGTTGACGCGTTAATAAATTATATAACCGGCATAGGTTATCCTTCCGACGAGAAAACTTTTAACAAATACTGGCCTGCGGACGTTCACTTAATGGCAAAAGATATTCTGTGGTTTCACTCTGTAATTTGGCCGGCGCTTCTTATGGGAGCCGGGTTTGCGCTTCCTAAAAAAGTTTCTTCCCACGGATTTTTCACTTCAAACGGAATAAAAATGTCAAAGAGCCTCGGCAACGTTATTTCGCCTCAGGAACTTGTAGATAAATTCGGCGTTGATGCGGCAAGATATTTAGCGGTAACGCTTATACCGTTTGGTCCCGACGGCGATATTTCATGGAACGCTTTTACTTTAAAATATAATACCGATTTGGCTAACAATTTAGGCAATCTTATTTCGCGCACAATAAAAATGGCGGAAAAATATTTTAACCTTGAAGTTCCAAACGCGCAAAACGGGCTTGAACTTACAAAAAAAGCGGCGGAAATTTTAAATAAAGATTTTTCTCCGGCCATGGACGCAATTCATCCTCACAAAGCCGCCGAAGCTTTGCAAAACGCAATTACATTAGTAAACCAGCAAATAGAAAACGACGCGCCGTGGAAACTTGCAAAAACCGAACCTGAAAAACTGCCGGCGTGCATTAATTCATACTTACAGGCAACAGCGTTAATAATTATTCATCTGCTGCCTTTTATGCCCGAAATATCCGAGAAAATTTGGAAAATAATAGGCGCAAACGGAAATATAACAGATACGGCTAAAAAGTATTTTGCCGATAAAACAATTCCTGAAAACGGATTTATTTCCGCAGGCGCAAAACTTGAAAACCCGGGAATTTTATTTCCCCGCATTGTGCAAAAATGA
- a CDS encoding PSP1 domain-containing protein, producing the protein MPSVAGVMLRRIKDKTYAEVSHHDIRPGDEVILETEHGVEFGVVFEKEKEIQKGKEHIGKIIRKVTEEDRKKINENAQKAEKVFPTVLEKAKNHELDMKLTYVQYTFDRSKLFVYYTSETRVDFRELIKDLGHVLKTRIQMVQIGVRDESKIVGGIGTCGQVLCCQSFLKDFNSVTIDMAKEQELSLNTTKLSGLCGRLMCCIAYENDTYKNIKKELPRVGETISTPNGKARLAAIDCIKEIITADFGNKDFKTFPISQIKELNKRN; encoded by the coding sequence ATGCCATCCGTAGCCGGAGTAATGCTTAGAAGAATTAAAGATAAAACATACGCGGAAGTCTCGCATCACGACATTCGCCCGGGCGACGAGGTAATTCTTGAAACCGAGCACGGCGTGGAATTCGGCGTGGTTTTTGAAAAAGAAAAAGAAATTCAAAAAGGCAAAGAACATATCGGTAAAATTATCAGAAAAGTTACCGAAGAAGACAGAAAAAAAATAAACGAGAACGCGCAAAAAGCCGAAAAAGTTTTTCCCACGGTTCTTGAAAAAGCCAAAAACCACGAATTAGACATGAAACTTACTTACGTTCAATATACTTTTGACCGCTCCAAACTGTTTGTATATTACACGTCCGAAACCAGAGTGGATTTCAGAGAGCTTATAAAAGATTTGGGACACGTTTTAAAAACAAGAATTCAAATGGTGCAAATCGGCGTTCGCGACGAGTCTAAAATTGTCGGAGGCATAGGCACCTGCGGGCAAGTTTTGTGCTGCCAGAGTTTTTTAAAAGATTTTAATTCCGTAACCATAGACATGGCAAAAGAGCAGGAACTTTCTCTTAACACAACCAAACTTTCAGGCCTTTGCGGAAGGCTTATGTGCTGCATAGCTTACGAAAACGACACTTATAAAAATATCAAAAAAGAATTGCCGCGCGTAGGCGAAACCATCTCAACGCCAAACGGAAAAGCGCGCTTGGCGGCAATAGACTGCATAAAAGAAATTATCACCGCGGACTTCGGTAATAAAGATTTTAAGACGTTTCCCATATCTCAAATAAAAGAGTTAAATAAAAGGAATTAA